A window from Fibrobacter sp. UWB11 encodes these proteins:
- a CDS encoding 4Fe-4S binding protein, translating to MKVLVHNRGLCLECAGCVGVCPKMALDMYGLDLQIDQDKCVKCGLCAKACPVGALKVQELNDVL from the coding sequence ATGAAAGTTCTCGTTCACAATAGAGGCTTATGCCTGGAATGTGCCGGCTGTGTCGGCGTGTGCCCCAAGATGGCACTCGACATGTATGGGCTCGACTTGCAAATTGATCAGGATAAATGTGTCAAATGCGGACTCTGTGCAAAAGCATGTCCCGTAGGCGCCCTCAAGGTCCAGGAGTTGAACGATGTTCTGTAA
- a CDS encoding carboxypeptidase-like regulatory domain-containing protein — protein MMQFKTLKFAGIAAIATSLFTACTEENHAGVLTETESGTTIASIVRDEQGEPVASAKVNLISATHIAARMAPIKTATTDEDGKYSIDSISAGEYALQISNTEHTQSAYQTLTVKDSKTDLQTLNVPEAKLEENASLELDLGTYDLDKGDTLCITGTLNCTAVSESDLKSGTVKLDEIPPAEFTNIILIRGAGRDTSTRNVKWDFTPGEKLEVSSEFVTVTVPEEALSAAKKLNGKKTLESMIVPVTIPTKVKNPVLIDNNGDSLAVFKAENDADSSLYFTAIPSIDAGTYKFTVTSSESVYKTSEISRVFAESKSGLSVTEGDFMNTFITDTTSNSLGISFWIEEDGSKIAEKDSSILDSKENDVTYRLETGKNPEQLCANFYRRVSKDTTYRDSDTVLVNSYCHDVLDGTRHHYVMYIKANHIVIAIDGKTVEDTKMKNAFIMFPGFAIGNHKLTNLTVFSLKQSAIAQADDEGWERLQAWLSAYYLLQK, from the coding sequence ATGATGCAGTTTAAGACTTTAAAATTTGCGGGAATCGCAGCAATTGCGACATCGCTCTTTACGGCTTGCACCGAAGAAAACCATGCCGGTGTCCTCACGGAAACCGAATCTGGAACCACAATTGCAAGTATCGTCAGAGACGAACAAGGTGAACCCGTCGCAAGCGCAAAGGTGAACCTTATCTCGGCAACTCACATTGCTGCCCGAATGGCACCTATTAAGACTGCCACAACAGACGAGGACGGCAAGTACTCTATCGATAGCATTTCTGCAGGCGAATACGCATTGCAGATTAGCAATACCGAACACACGCAGTCCGCTTACCAGACGCTCACAGTCAAAGACTCCAAGACCGACCTGCAGACGCTCAACGTCCCCGAAGCAAAGCTCGAAGAGAATGCAAGCCTCGAACTTGACCTCGGCACGTACGATCTTGACAAGGGCGACACGCTCTGCATCACAGGTACGCTCAACTGCACCGCAGTCAGCGAAAGCGACCTCAAGTCGGGAACCGTCAAGCTCGATGAAATTCCGCCTGCAGAATTCACGAACATCATCCTCATCCGAGGCGCCGGCCGCGACACCTCGACGCGCAACGTCAAGTGGGACTTCACCCCTGGCGAAAAGCTCGAAGTCTCTTCAGAATTCGTAACGGTCACCGTTCCGGAAGAAGCCTTGAGCGCAGCAAAGAAGCTGAACGGCAAGAAGACTCTTGAATCCATGATTGTTCCGGTAACGATCCCCACGAAGGTCAAGAACCCGGTTCTCATTGACAACAACGGAGACTCGCTCGCAGTCTTTAAAGCCGAAAACGATGCGGACTCGTCGCTTTACTTCACGGCAATTCCAAGCATTGACGCAGGCACATACAAATTCACAGTCACATCAAGCGAATCCGTTTACAAGACTTCGGAAATTTCCAGAGTGTTTGCCGAATCCAAATCAGGTTTGTCCGTCACCGAAGGTGATTTCATGAATACATTCATCACGGATACGACAAGCAATAGCCTCGGCATCAGCTTCTGGATTGAAGAAGACGGCAGCAAAATCGCCGAAAAAGACTCTTCAATCCTTGATTCCAAGGAGAACGACGTCACATACCGTCTAGAAACAGGCAAAAACCCAGAACAGCTCTGCGCCAACTTCTACAGAAGAGTCTCAAAAGACACGACGTATCGGGATTCGGACACGGTGCTCGTAAACTCTTACTGCCATGACGTCTTGGATGGAACCCGCCATCACTACGTCATGTACATCAAGGCAAACCATATTGTTATCGCCATAGACGGAAAGACCGTCGAAGACACCAAGATGAAAAACGCCTTCATCATGTTCCCAGGCTTCGCCATCGGTAACCACAAGCTCACAAACTTGACCGTGTTCTCGCTCAAGCAATCCGCGATTGCCCAAGCTGACGACGAAGGCTGGGAACGCCTGCAAGCCTGGCTCTCCGCATACTACTTATTGCAGAAGTAA
- a CDS encoding NAD(P)/FAD-dependent oxidoreductase yields the protein MFCNKEYDVVVIGAGPGGSVAARNLSRAGHKVLLLEKREKVGIPVRCGEASTKLADLQTYGPIDDSCIETIINGLYIYGPNGVDIDLAQKGTGIMLNREKFDPWLAHLAENDGVELVKLARAEFVGDVENGMRLVRVKLGEGAGTTTEEVRAKMVIAADGVESRIGRQLGLDCLQKPAFTCTGVDIQVQGLLTKPDYLTFWQGHDFINDGYIWSFPKVKSNVTNFGAGFLISGKHSQNVLDTTMEWLYKLFPGAKINHVVGGAIPVSSVLKDYTLDRFALVGDAAHHTNPLTGGGIAAAMRAGRFCAQTVHEGLECGNLSKAFLKTYEKRCYDYFGRMHDFEYKFRRFLLNVNKSEQTELYKVLQNFAKHGCKKRAFLQTPLSSAKMLYKFLKFK from the coding sequence ATGTTCTGTAACAAAGAATACGATGTTGTCGTTATTGGCGCAGGCCCTGGCGGAAGTGTAGCAGCCAGGAACCTTTCCCGCGCAGGGCACAAGGTTCTTCTCCTCGAAAAGCGTGAGAAGGTCGGTATTCCGGTGCGCTGTGGAGAAGCGAGCACCAAGCTTGCAGACTTGCAGACATACGGCCCTATTGACGACAGCTGTATCGAAACTATTATCAACGGACTTTATATTTACGGTCCGAACGGTGTGGACATTGATCTCGCGCAAAAAGGCACGGGCATCATGCTCAACCGCGAAAAGTTTGACCCGTGGCTAGCCCACCTCGCCGAAAACGACGGTGTAGAACTCGTCAAGCTCGCCCGCGCAGAATTTGTCGGTGATGTAGAAAATGGAATGCGCCTTGTTCGCGTAAAGCTCGGCGAAGGCGCCGGTACCACGACCGAAGAAGTCCGCGCCAAGATGGTCATCGCCGCAGATGGCGTCGAAAGCCGCATCGGAAGGCAACTCGGGCTCGATTGCTTACAAAAGCCCGCATTCACTTGCACAGGCGTCGACATCCAGGTTCAAGGACTTCTGACCAAGCCGGATTATCTTACATTCTGGCAAGGCCACGACTTTATCAATGACGGATACATCTGGAGCTTCCCGAAAGTCAAATCCAACGTCACAAATTTCGGCGCAGGATTCCTGATTTCTGGCAAGCACAGCCAAAACGTTTTGGACACCACAATGGAATGGCTTTACAAGCTGTTCCCGGGTGCAAAAATCAATCACGTTGTGGGCGGAGCCATTCCGGTTTCAAGCGTTTTGAAAGATTACACGCTCGACCGTTTTGCCCTCGTTGGCGATGCCGCGCATCATACGAACCCGCTTACCGGAGGCGGCATCGCGGCCGCTATGCGCGCCGGACGGTTCTGTGCACAGACCGTCCACGAGGGCCTCGAATGTGGCAACTTGAGCAAGGCTTTCCTCAAGACTTACGAAAAGCGCTGCTACGATTACTTTGGTCGCATGCACGACTTTGAATACAAGTTCCGCAGGTTCCTCCTGAACGTCAACAAAAGCGAACAGACAGAGCTCTACAAGGTTCTCCAAAACTTCGCAAAGCACGGCTGCAAAAAGCGCGCCTTCTTGCAAACACCGCTTTCCTCCGCGAAAATGCTCTACAAGTTCTTGAAATTCAAGTAG
- a CDS encoding TIGR02147 family protein, translating into MENYIDIYQFTHFRKYLEEYQAARVQSDPEFTRTGICNMLGLPKTRSYFADVLRGKKVSPRMTAKFIEVLGLNKKAAKYFETMVQLDQAKTETARSAAMEELLHLHPNPQHILDSNTYEYYNHWYHSAMFAILDAMDVTDDLTPVQKRIFPKIPLGKIKDSLSLLEKLGLARKNEAGFWKPTKESISSGPYNNAELIKQYQLQCFELSKQALITRPKMPTVMSTLTFSISNNAYKKLESELQDFKAKARRIISEDNEKANGVYQMNLHLFSNLDPEVKA; encoded by the coding sequence GTGGAAAATTATATCGATATTTATCAATTTACGCACTTCCGCAAGTACCTGGAAGAATATCAGGCGGCACGAGTCCAGTCCGACCCTGAGTTCACACGTACCGGGATTTGCAATATGCTCGGACTGCCCAAGACGCGCAGTTACTTTGCCGATGTTCTCAGAGGAAAAAAAGTTAGCCCCCGCATGACGGCAAAATTCATCGAAGTCCTGGGTCTCAACAAAAAAGCCGCAAAATACTTCGAGACCATGGTCCAGCTCGACCAGGCCAAAACAGAGACGGCCCGCAGCGCAGCCATGGAAGAGCTGTTGCACTTGCACCCCAATCCGCAGCATATCCTCGATTCGAACACCTACGAATACTATAATCATTGGTACCATAGCGCAATGTTTGCTATTCTTGATGCTATGGACGTTACTGACGACTTGACACCCGTGCAAAAGAGAATCTTCCCGAAAATTCCACTCGGAAAGATTAAGGACTCGTTGTCTCTTTTGGAAAAACTCGGACTTGCCCGCAAGAACGAAGCGGGTTTTTGGAAGCCGACCAAGGAATCCATCTCCAGTGGTCCGTACAACAATGCCGAACTGATCAAGCAATACCAGTTGCAGTGTTTTGAACTTTCCAAGCAGGCGCTTATCACGCGCCCCAAGATGCCGACCGTCATGAGCACGCTCACGTTCAGCATTTCGAACAACGCCTACAAGAAACTCGAATCCGAGCTCCAGGACTTCAAAGCCAAGGCGAGGCGCATCATCAGCGAGGACAACGAAAAGGCAAACGGAGTTTACCAGATGAACCTTCACTTGTTCTCTAACCTCGATCCGGAGGTTAAAGCATGA
- a CDS encoding branched-chain amino acid aminotransferase produces MAKKVNTMQVDLNTVDWKTLPFGYYDTDYNVRCYYRNGQWGKIELSSSKDISIHMAATCLHYGQEGFEGLKAYTGKDGKVRIFRVDENAKRMQNTANRVLMAVPPIELFREMVHTVVKANARFVPPYGYGATLYIRPLLIGMSPEVGVKPADEYLLMMFVTPVGPYFKDGFKPVDMMISRNYDRAAPQGTGTVKVGGNYAASLQSLAEAKKLGYSSTIYLDAKEKKYIDECGPANFFGIKGKTYVTPKSESILPSITNKSLQQLAEYLGYTVERRQVPFEELAEFSETAECGTAAVITPIKKIVDPVAGKEFTYGDGVNPGPVCTELFNKYTAIQFGEAEDPFGWTEVVDV; encoded by the coding sequence ATTGCAAAAAAGGTTAATACTATGCAAGTTGATTTGAATACTGTCGATTGGAAGACGCTCCCCTTCGGTTATTATGACACCGATTACAATGTTCGCTGCTACTACCGCAATGGTCAGTGGGGCAAGATCGAACTTTCTTCTTCCAAGGACATTAGCATCCACATGGCCGCTACTTGCTTGCATTACGGCCAGGAAGGTTTTGAAGGCCTCAAGGCTTACACGGGCAAGGACGGCAAGGTCCGTATTTTCCGCGTCGACGAAAACGCCAAGCGCATGCAGAACACGGCTAACCGCGTACTCATGGCTGTTCCGCCTATTGAATTGTTCCGCGAAATGGTCCACACTGTGGTGAAGGCCAACGCCCGCTTTGTGCCGCCGTATGGTTACGGAGCAACGCTTTACATCCGTCCGCTCCTTATCGGTATGAGCCCGGAAGTGGGTGTGAAGCCTGCTGATGAATATTTGCTCATGATGTTTGTGACTCCGGTGGGTCCGTACTTCAAGGATGGGTTCAAGCCGGTGGACATGATGATCAGCCGCAACTACGACCGCGCTGCTCCGCAGGGTACGGGTACGGTGAAGGTCGGTGGCAACTATGCTGCTAGCCTCCAGTCTCTTGCTGAAGCCAAGAAGCTCGGTTACTCTAGCACGATTTATCTCGATGCTAAGGAAAAGAAGTATATCGACGAATGCGGTCCGGCAAACTTCTTCGGCATCAAGGGCAAGACCTACGTGACCCCGAAGTCCGAATCCATCTTGCCGTCCATTACGAACAAGAGCTTGCAGCAGTTGGCTGAATACCTCGGCTACACTGTGGAACGCCGCCAGGTTCCGTTCGAAGAACTTGCTGAATTCAGCGAAACGGCTGAATGCGGTACGGCTGCCGTGATTACCCCGATCAAGAAGATTGTGGATCCGGTCGCTGGCAAGGAATTCACTTACGGTGACGGCGTGAATCCGGGTCCGGTTTGCACGGAACTTTTCAACAAGTACACTGCAATCCAGTTCGGTGAAGCTGAAGATCCGTTCGGCTGGACTGAAGTTGTCGACGTGTAA
- a CDS encoding glycine zipper family protein, which produces MRLFRSKNVLLLLLSVLLLVSTANAGKKGLGTLIGAGVGAVTGAVAEKKIKEAMEKDTYAGEGFVLTEQGILLKYKEGDVFLNIKKMTDLDILKEVIKTTNRVDVTKKAEWGNLKGRVPVCADDTSCATIIVDITKEKILSVQLAFSDDPSDTFDLIAYQATEPGFGTYAWNFIINNPILIGVILFGLIGFIWDHRPSKKKKAAEQNEAVAETSAEVENKDNNEQV; this is translated from the coding sequence ATGCGTTTGTTCAGGTCAAAGAATGTCTTGCTTCTGTTGCTTTCTGTTCTGTTGTTAGTATCTACTGCAAATGCCGGTAAGAAAGGTCTTGGTACTCTTATCGGTGCAGGCGTTGGTGCTGTTACGGGTGCTGTTGCCGAAAAGAAAATTAAAGAGGCTATGGAAAAGGATACCTATGCCGGAGAAGGTTTTGTTCTTACAGAACAGGGAATTCTTTTAAAGTATAAAGAAGGCGACGTTTTCTTGAATATAAAGAAAATGACGGATTTGGACATTCTGAAAGAAGTCATTAAAACAACAAACCGTGTTGACGTGACCAAAAAAGCCGAATGGGGCAATCTTAAAGGTCGTGTCCCTGTTTGTGCCGATGATACGTCTTGCGCAACGATTATAGTTGATATTACTAAAGAAAAGATTCTTTCTGTTCAATTGGCATTTAGCGATGATCCTTCTGATACGTTTGACTTGATTGCCTATCAGGCTACAGAGCCGGGCTTTGGAACTTATGCTTGGAACTTTATCATAAATAACCCGATTCTTATTGGTGTTATCTTGTTTGGCTTGATTGGCTTTATTTGGGATCATAGACCGAGTAAAAAGAAGAAAGCGGCTGAACAAAACGAAGCCGTTGCAGAAACTTCTGCTGAGGTGGAAAATAAGGACAATAACGAACAGGTCTAA